A section of the Candidatus Omnitrophota bacterium genome encodes:
- a CDS encoding nitrite/sulfite reductase: MKKEFNPNFKTPQEQFSKEELNKLNSKGLRGTLYQDLRDDKPDIIWESEQLAKSYGFYLEFNRAKTGNEKDWMYLIRVSIPGGGPINRKQWQILDELSEKFTADSDGHTSLRFTNRQNIQFHWVKKPAILEIVKRIAESGFNTLNGCGDNTRNVMACPLSCYSDIFNANAWAKKVALYFQLPLAPFIEIFAIDPKYVRQPDESFSYGPNLLNRKFKIAFSAVHRDEKTKKLIPDNCTEFLTNDVGVAPIIENGKVAKFQIYAGGGQGERNGKPSMASLGRPLCQVSEEQLMPVLDAIVKVHAEFGDRQNRFWARLKYVIKKMGTDWYREQVSMKVGFPLEKPDLSLDYGARHLHFGWTKQPSNGLWAFGAFIENGRVTDHSPNGKLKTMIRSVMNKYPIELMITPNQDVLFVNIPEKSKADFENDLASYGFGKRNGKAYSALRLHSGACVGRDTCRLTYTDSEKFEPFLIDELETLGWGDLAESIGITGCERQCFRPATKTIGLIGSGVDRYQLKLFASEDGRFQGTPLMSGDGTTMYLRSISREKVAALLNTLFKFYKTTAKPGETLGAFHRRIGADALIAHLKENAATADLMKQTSPTDCVMD; the protein is encoded by the coding sequence TTCAACCGCGCCAAAACGGGAAATGAAAAAGACTGGATGTACCTTATTCGTGTCAGCATTCCCGGCGGCGGGCCGATCAATCGAAAGCAATGGCAGATCTTAGATGAACTTTCAGAAAAGTTCACCGCCGATAGCGACGGCCATACATCCCTGCGATTCACCAATCGTCAGAATATCCAATTCCATTGGGTCAAAAAACCGGCCATCCTTGAGATCGTAAAACGCATTGCCGAATCAGGATTCAATACGCTAAACGGCTGTGGCGATAATACGCGCAATGTTATGGCCTGCCCTTTATCGTGCTACTCGGATATTTTTAACGCCAATGCCTGGGCCAAAAAAGTCGCGCTTTATTTTCAACTTCCCCTAGCACCGTTCATTGAAATATTCGCGATCGACCCCAAATATGTTCGCCAGCCGGATGAATCATTTTCTTATGGGCCCAATTTGCTAAATAGAAAATTTAAGATCGCGTTTTCCGCCGTTCACCGCGATGAAAAAACGAAGAAATTAATTCCCGATAATTGCACCGAATTCTTGACCAATGACGTCGGAGTCGCGCCCATCATTGAAAATGGTAAAGTTGCAAAATTCCAAATTTATGCCGGCGGCGGCCAAGGTGAACGCAACGGAAAACCCAGCATGGCCTCCCTAGGGCGACCGCTGTGCCAGGTCAGCGAAGAGCAATTAATGCCCGTTTTAGACGCCATTGTCAAAGTTCACGCAGAATTTGGTGACCGGCAAAACCGTTTTTGGGCGCGCCTGAAATATGTGATCAAAAAAATGGGAACCGATTGGTATCGCGAACAGGTTTCCATGAAAGTCGGTTTTCCGCTTGAAAAGCCAGACCTTTCCTTGGATTACGGCGCAAGACATTTACATTTTGGATGGACCAAACAACCCTCAAACGGATTATGGGCTTTTGGTGCGTTTATTGAAAACGGACGCGTAACCGATCATAGCCCCAACGGAAAACTAAAAACCATGATCCGAAGCGTGATGAACAAATATCCAATAGAACTCATGATCACGCCCAATCAAGATGTGCTGTTTGTCAATATTCCCGAAAAGTCTAAAGCGGATTTTGAAAATGATCTAGCAAGCTATGGTTTTGGAAAAAGAAATGGGAAAGCCTATTCCGCGCTTCGATTGCATTCCGGCGCTTGCGTCGGACGCGATACGTGCCGATTGACTTATACCGACTCGGAAAAATTCGAACCATTTCTTATTGATGAATTAGAAACTTTGGGCTGGGGTGATCTGGCAGAATCGATCGGGATCACCGGATGCGAGCGGCAATGTTTTCGTCCCGCCACAAAAACGATCGGTTTGATCGGTTCCGGCGTGGACCGCTATCAATTAAAACTTTTTGCCAGCGAAGACGGACGTTTTCAAGGAACACCGCTTATGTCAGGTGATGGAACAACAATGTATCTGCGTTCTATTTCGAGGGAAAAAGTTGCGGCCCTTTTAAATACGCTCTTTAAATTCTACAAGACAACTGCTAAGCCCGGTGAAACACTCGGCGCCTTCCATCGACGCATCGGCGCTGATGCGCTCATCGCCCATTTAAAAGAAAATGCGGCAACGGCAGATCTGATGAAGCAAACTTCCCCTACCGATTGCGTGATGGATTAG
- a CDS encoding DedA family protein: MLNEHELANKIIDMMRNLGDMGVFIGMFLESSIVPIPSEVVVVGAGAIGISISSIVIFGALGSTLGAMVGYALGRYAAMPIILKFGKYILIKPHHIEKAEAFVKKYGIYSVLIGRVLPVVPFKVFSIAAGITKLPWVPFVICTLIGVVPRLFLLSIFGMSLVKYTRPSLLALGGVILIFVAYKLSRRFYANPSRNR, translated from the coding sequence TTGCTTAACGAGCATGAATTAGCGAATAAAATTATTGATATGATGCGTAATCTAGGAGACATGGGTGTTTTTATCGGGATGTTTCTTGAATCCAGCATTGTTCCTATTCCATCGGAAGTTGTAGTGGTGGGTGCAGGAGCCATTGGGATTTCAATTTCATCCATTGTTATTTTTGGAGCTTTGGGTTCGACACTGGGTGCTATGGTTGGTTACGCCCTGGGCCGGTATGCGGCGATGCCGATCATATTAAAATTTGGAAAATATATTCTGATCAAACCGCATCACATTGAAAAAGCGGAAGCCTTTGTCAAAAAATATGGAATTTATAGTGTTTTGATAGGAAGAGTTTTGCCGGTTGTTCCGTTCAAGGTTTTTTCTATTGCGGCGGGGATAACGAAATTACCGTGGGTTCCGTTCGTTATTTGCACATTGATTGGTGTTGTTCCGCGGCTGTTTCTTTTGTCGATTTTTGGGATGAGTTTGGTGAAATATACTAGACCATCTTTACTTGCCTTAGGCGGAGTGATCTTGATCTTTGTGGCGTATAAATTATCGAGAAGGTTTTACGCTAATCCATCACGCAATCGGTAG
- a CDS encoding YhdH/YhfP family quinone oxidoreductase has product MDKNSFNALVVREVSEGKFIREIAQRQISDLPVGEVLIRVKYSSLNYKDALSASGHKGVTKKYPHTPGVDAAGIVEESRSSEFKLGEEVIVTGFDLGMNTSGGFGQYIRVPAGWVIKRPEKLSLKECMIYGTAGFTAALSLWKLEKNDLNSSKGDVLVTGATGGVGSMAVAILSKAGYSVSAVTGKAHERDYLLRLGAKEVISREEMDDKSGKVFLKERWAAVIDTVGGNILTTALKSTKFGGSVTCCGMITSNELKTAIFPFILKGINLLGIASAETPLEIKKEIWERLSRQWKIDSFQESAQECSLGELNPKIDMILKGQIRGRVFVDLEN; this is encoded by the coding sequence ATGGATAAAAATTCATTTAATGCTTTGGTGGTACGCGAAGTTTCCGAAGGAAAATTTATTCGAGAAATTGCGCAACGGCAGATCAGCGATCTGCCTGTGGGAGAAGTTTTGATCCGCGTAAAATATTCATCGCTAAATTATAAGGATGCGCTTTCGGCGAGCGGGCATAAGGGTGTTACAAAAAAATATCCGCATACGCCGGGTGTCGACGCGGCAGGGATTGTTGAAGAAAGCCGATCATCCGAATTCAAGCTAGGCGAAGAAGTCATTGTGACCGGATTTGATCTGGGAATGAATACATCCGGCGGGTTTGGGCAGTATATTCGCGTGCCGGCAGGGTGGGTTATAAAGCGTCCGGAAAAACTTTCTCTTAAAGAATGTATGATCTATGGGACGGCGGGTTTCACGGCGGCGCTTTCTTTGTGGAAATTGGAGAAAAATGATCTAAATTCATCAAAGGGTGATGTTTTGGTGACCGGAGCGACGGGTGGCGTGGGCAGTATGGCGGTGGCGATTTTATCAAAAGCCGGATACAGCGTTTCGGCGGTAACGGGAAAAGCTCACGAACGAGATTATTTATTAAGACTTGGCGCAAAAGAAGTTATTTCTCGCGAGGAGATGGATGACAAAAGCGGAAAAGTTTTCTTAAAAGAACGCTGGGCGGCGGTTATTGATACGGTGGGTGGTAATATTCTGACAACGGCGCTTAAGTCGACAAAATTCGGCGGCAGCGTTACCTGTTGCGGAATGATCACTTCTAATGAATTAAAGACGGCGATCTTTCCCTTTATTTTAAAAGGCATCAATCTTTTAGGCATTGCCTCGGCAGAAACGCCTTTGGAAATAAAAAAGGAAATATGGGAAAGATTATCACGACAGTGGAAGATCGATTCTTTTCAAGAGAGCGCGCAAGAATGTTCTTTGGGCGAATTGAACCCAAAGATAGACATGATTTTAAAGGGCCAGATCAGAGGAAGAGTTTTTGTTGATTTAGAAAACTAA